The following proteins are encoded in a genomic region of Musa acuminata AAA Group cultivar baxijiao chromosome BXJ2-11, Cavendish_Baxijiao_AAA, whole genome shotgun sequence:
- the LOC103971948 gene encoding pentatricopeptide repeat-containing protein At1g01970 isoform X2, which translates to MSNRCKALMKRLICFSPDADDLSLLLAAWVKVMKPRRADWLAILKEIKRMENPLLFEVMEYALLENSFEANVRDYTKLIDLYAKQNLLENAENSFQAMIKRGFPCDQVTLTVLIHMYSKAGHLDRAKEAFEEIKLLGLPLDKRAYGSMLMAYIRAEMLEHAERLMKEMEEQEFYAGKEVYKALLRAYSTNGNADGAQRVFNSIQFAGIVPDIRLCALLINAYCMAGQSSKAHSVLENMRIAGLEPSDRCIALMLGAYERENNLDAALSFLIELEHNGVLIADEASQVLVGWFRRLGVVGEVQQVLREFVVEGAGSFTPYNACKTK; encoded by the exons ATGTCCAACCGCTGCAAGGCCCTTATGAAGCGTCTAATCTGCTTTTCTCCAGATGCTGATGATTTGTCTCTCCTCTTGGCTGCTTGGGTGAAGGTCATGAAACCCAGAAGAGCTGATTGGTTGGCAATCTTGAAAGAAATTAAGAGGATGGAAAACCCTCTCCTTTTTGAG GTAATGGAATATGCACTGCTCGAAAATTCTTTTGAAGCTAATGTCCGCGACTACACCAAATTGATTGACCTCTATGCAAAGCAAAATCTCTTGGAAAATGCTGAAAACTCATTTCAGGCCATGATAAAAAGAGGATTCCCTTGCGATCAAGTTACACTTACTGTCCTCATTCACATGTACAGCAAGGCTGGACATCTCGATCGTGCCAAGGAAGCATTTGAAGAGATCAAGCTGCTCGGTTTGCCTCTTGACAAAAGAGCTTATGGCTCAATGTTGATGGCCTATATCAGGGCTGAAATGCTAGAGCATGCAGAGAGATTAATGAAGGAAATGGAGGAACAAGAATTTTATGCCGGCAAGGAAGTCTACAAGGCATTGCTTAGAGCTTATTCCACCAATGGCAATGCAGATGGAGCTCAAAGAGTTTTCAACTCCATACAATTTGCTGGAATAGTTCCTGACATCAGGCTCTGTGCTCTTCTTATCAATGCTTACTGCATGGCTGGTCAGAGCAGCAAAGCACACAGCGTATTGGAGAATATGAGGATTGCTGGTCTTGAACCAAGCGATAGATGTATTGCCCTGATGCTGGGAGCTTACGAAAGAGAGAACAATCTCGATGCAGCGCTCTCTTTTTTGATAGAACTGGAGCATAATGGTGTTCTGATTGCTGACGAAGCCTCACAAGTCTTGGTTGGGTGGTTTAGAAGGCTTGGAGTGGTGGGTGAAGTGCAGCAAGTTCTAAGAGAATTTGTTGTCGAGGGAGCTGGAAGTTTCACTCCTTATAATGCTTGTAAAACAAAGTGA
- the LOC103971948 gene encoding pentatricopeptide repeat-containing protein At1g01970 isoform X1, with the protein MPCLSPFLLSNAQWPSVLATVSNKTFCKLPCIHVSNWHMREHQRKSHASTFIQSSATVHGCEFDESDEKEEIKLKWMNVGPDLTDDQKKAISQLPLKMSNRCKALMKRLICFSPDADDLSLLLAAWVKVMKPRRADWLAILKEIKRMENPLLFEVMEYALLENSFEANVRDYTKLIDLYAKQNLLENAENSFQAMIKRGFPCDQVTLTVLIHMYSKAGHLDRAKEAFEEIKLLGLPLDKRAYGSMLMAYIRAEMLEHAERLMKEMEEQEFYAGKEVYKALLRAYSTNGNADGAQRVFNSIQFAGIVPDIRLCALLINAYCMAGQSSKAHSVLENMRIAGLEPSDRCIALMLGAYERENNLDAALSFLIELEHNGVLIADEASQVLVGWFRRLGVVGEVQQVLREFVVEGAGSFTPYNACKTK; encoded by the exons ATGCCTTGTCTTTCTCCATTTCTGTTATCCAATGCCCAATGGCCGAGTGTCCTAGCCACTGTATCCAACAAAACATTTTGCAAACTTCCTTGCATACATGTCTCTAATTGGCATATGAGAGAGCATCAAAGGAAATCACATGCTTCAACATTTATCCAATCATCAGCAACTGtccatggatgtgaatttgatgagTCTGATGAGAAAGAAGAAATAAAGCTTAAATGGATGAATGTAGGACCTGATTTAACGGATGACCAGAAGAAGGCTATTTCTCAACTTCCTTTAAAGATGTCCAACCGCTGCAAGGCCCTTATGAAGCGTCTAATCTGCTTTTCTCCAGATGCTGATGATTTGTCTCTCCTCTTGGCTGCTTGGGTGAAGGTCATGAAACCCAGAAGAGCTGATTGGTTGGCAATCTTGAAAGAAATTAAGAGGATGGAAAACCCTCTCCTTTTTGAG GTAATGGAATATGCACTGCTCGAAAATTCTTTTGAAGCTAATGTCCGCGACTACACCAAATTGATTGACCTCTATGCAAAGCAAAATCTCTTGGAAAATGCTGAAAACTCATTTCAGGCCATGATAAAAAGAGGATTCCCTTGCGATCAAGTTACACTTACTGTCCTCATTCACATGTACAGCAAGGCTGGACATCTCGATCGTGCCAAGGAAGCATTTGAAGAGATCAAGCTGCTCGGTTTGCCTCTTGACAAAAGAGCTTATGGCTCAATGTTGATGGCCTATATCAGGGCTGAAATGCTAGAGCATGCAGAGAGATTAATGAAGGAAATGGAGGAACAAGAATTTTATGCCGGCAAGGAAGTCTACAAGGCATTGCTTAGAGCTTATTCCACCAATGGCAATGCAGATGGAGCTCAAAGAGTTTTCAACTCCATACAATTTGCTGGAATAGTTCCTGACATCAGGCTCTGTGCTCTTCTTATCAATGCTTACTGCATGGCTGGTCAGAGCAGCAAAGCACACAGCGTATTGGAGAATATGAGGATTGCTGGTCTTGAACCAAGCGATAGATGTATTGCCCTGATGCTGGGAGCTTACGAAAGAGAGAACAATCTCGATGCAGCGCTCTCTTTTTTGATAGAACTGGAGCATAATGGTGTTCTGATTGCTGACGAAGCCTCACAAGTCTTGGTTGGGTGGTTTAGAAGGCTTGGAGTGGTGGGTGAAGTGCAGCAAGTTCTAAGAGAATTTGTTGTCGAGGGAGCTGGAAGTTTCACTCCTTATAATGCTTGTAAAACAAAGTGA
- the LOC103971948 gene encoding pentatricopeptide repeat-containing protein At1g01970 isoform X3 encodes MKPRRADWLAILKEIKRMENPLLFEVMEYALLENSFEANVRDYTKLIDLYAKQNLLENAENSFQAMIKRGFPCDQVTLTVLIHMYSKAGHLDRAKEAFEEIKLLGLPLDKRAYGSMLMAYIRAEMLEHAERLMKEMEEQEFYAGKEVYKALLRAYSTNGNADGAQRVFNSIQFAGIVPDIRLCALLINAYCMAGQSSKAHSVLENMRIAGLEPSDRCIALMLGAYERENNLDAALSFLIELEHNGVLIADEASQVLVGWFRRLGVVGEVQQVLREFVVEGAGSFTPYNACKTK; translated from the exons ATGAAACCCAGAAGAGCTGATTGGTTGGCAATCTTGAAAGAAATTAAGAGGATGGAAAACCCTCTCCTTTTTGAG GTAATGGAATATGCACTGCTCGAAAATTCTTTTGAAGCTAATGTCCGCGACTACACCAAATTGATTGACCTCTATGCAAAGCAAAATCTCTTGGAAAATGCTGAAAACTCATTTCAGGCCATGATAAAAAGAGGATTCCCTTGCGATCAAGTTACACTTACTGTCCTCATTCACATGTACAGCAAGGCTGGACATCTCGATCGTGCCAAGGAAGCATTTGAAGAGATCAAGCTGCTCGGTTTGCCTCTTGACAAAAGAGCTTATGGCTCAATGTTGATGGCCTATATCAGGGCTGAAATGCTAGAGCATGCAGAGAGATTAATGAAGGAAATGGAGGAACAAGAATTTTATGCCGGCAAGGAAGTCTACAAGGCATTGCTTAGAGCTTATTCCACCAATGGCAATGCAGATGGAGCTCAAAGAGTTTTCAACTCCATACAATTTGCTGGAATAGTTCCTGACATCAGGCTCTGTGCTCTTCTTATCAATGCTTACTGCATGGCTGGTCAGAGCAGCAAAGCACACAGCGTATTGGAGAATATGAGGATTGCTGGTCTTGAACCAAGCGATAGATGTATTGCCCTGATGCTGGGAGCTTACGAAAGAGAGAACAATCTCGATGCAGCGCTCTCTTTTTTGATAGAACTGGAGCATAATGGTGTTCTGATTGCTGACGAAGCCTCACAAGTCTTGGTTGGGTGGTTTAGAAGGCTTGGAGTGGTGGGTGAAGTGCAGCAAGTTCTAAGAGAATTTGTTGTCGAGGGAGCTGGAAGTTTCACTCCTTATAATGCTTGTAAAACAAAGTGA